In one window of Chryseobacterium viscerum DNA:
- the asnS gene encoding asparagine--tRNA ligase, whose protein sequence is MKKQTIKEVLKDYKKVLHHDITVYGWVRSFRANRFIALNDGSTINNLQIVVDFENFDEAIIKNISTASSLKVVGEVVESQGAGQSVEIIAKKIIVLGDNFTEELQSTILQPKKHSLEKLREQAHLRFRTNLFGAVFRVRHAVSFAVHSFFNQNQFFYINTPVITGADAEGAGEMFGVTNFDLNNMPRTEEGDIDFAQDFFGKKTNLTVSGQLEGETAAMGLGRIYTFGPTFRAENSNTTRHLAEFWMIEPEVAFNNLEDNIDLAEDFLKYVIQYVLDNCKDDLEFLDNRFAEEQKTKPEKERAKEGLIEKLQNVVAKRFKRVSYTEAIEILLNSKENKKGKFAYPVEKWGTDLQSEHERYLVEKHFESPVVLFDYPKEIKAFYMKLNDDNKTVAAMDVLFPGIGEIIGGSEREARLDVLKQKMADMHVDEHELWWYLDTRKFGSVPHAGFGLGLERLVLFVTGMTNIRDVIPFPRTPKSAEF, encoded by the coding sequence ATGAAAAAGCAAACGATCAAAGAAGTCCTAAAGGATTACAAGAAAGTATTACATCATGACATTACAGTTTACGGATGGGTAAGATCATTCCGTGCTAATCGCTTTATAGCGCTTAATGATGGTTCTACGATTAATAATTTGCAGATAGTTGTTGATTTCGAAAATTTTGATGAAGCTATTATCAAGAATATCAGTACAGCTTCTTCCCTTAAAGTAGTAGGAGAAGTGGTGGAAAGCCAGGGAGCAGGCCAATCTGTGGAAATTATCGCTAAAAAAATTATTGTTTTAGGAGATAACTTTACGGAAGAACTTCAGAGTACGATTCTTCAACCTAAAAAACACAGCCTTGAAAAGCTTCGTGAGCAGGCACATCTAAGATTCAGAACAAACCTTTTTGGAGCGGTGTTCAGAGTGCGCCATGCAGTAAGTTTTGCCGTTCACTCGTTCTTCAACCAGAATCAGTTTTTCTATATCAACACGCCGGTTATTACCGGAGCAGATGCAGAAGGAGCAGGTGAAATGTTTGGAGTAACGAACTTTGACCTGAACAACATGCCGAGAACTGAAGAAGGAGACATTGATTTTGCACAGGATTTCTTCGGTAAAAAAACAAACCTTACCGTTTCAGGACAGCTTGAAGGAGAAACTGCTGCCATGGGATTAGGAAGAATCTATACATTCGGACCTACTTTCCGTGCTGAAAACTCTAACACTACAAGACACCTTGCGGAGTTCTGGATGATTGAGCCGGAAGTTGCTTTCAACAACCTTGAAGACAATATCGATCTTGCGGAAGATTTCTTAAAATATGTAATCCAGTATGTATTGGATAACTGTAAAGATGATCTTGAGTTCTTAGACAACCGTTTTGCAGAAGAACAGAAGACAAAACCGGAAAAAGAAAGAGCAAAAGAAGGTCTTATCGAAAAACTTCAGAATGTAGTGGCTAAGCGTTTCAAGCGTGTAAGCTATACAGAAGCAATCGAAATCCTATTGAACTCGAAAGAAAACAAAAAAGGAAAATTTGCTTATCCGGTTGAAAAATGGGGAACAGACCTTCAGTCTGAGCATGAAAGATATCTTGTTGAAAAACATTTTGAAAGCCCGGTAGTATTATTTGACTATCCGAAAGAAATCAAAGCTTTCTATATGAAACTGAACGATGACAACAAAACTGTTGCAGCGATGGATGTTCTTTTCCCTGGTATCGGTGAGATTATCGGTGGATCTGAAAGAGAAGCAAGATTAGATGTTTTAAAACAGAAAATGGCAGATATGCATGTAGATGAACATGAACTTTGGTGGTATCTTGATACCAGAAAATTCGGTTCTGTGCCGCATGCAGGCTTTGGTTTAGGACTGGAAAGATTAGTTCTTTTCGTAACAGGAATGACGAACATCAGAGACGTAATTCCTTTCCCAAGAACGCCGAAAAGCGCTGAATTCTAG
- the rpoN gene encoding RNA polymerase factor sigma-54 — translation MLKQHLQLKLGQKLAPQQIQLMKLIQLHTLEFEEELERELEENPALEIAKEDSKEDEYSSLEDAYKDEGTESIETDFDVNEYIYDDEPSYKTASSNYSPDDEEFDNESLLTEGQSLYDYLTEQIHLVNISDEDLKIAEYLIGNLDTDGYLRREIKSIVDDLAFSQGIYTTKERVEDILENYVQKLDPSGVGARGLQECLLLQIEKKVSSDKAVSLAANILRHQFEALTNKHYNKIIQKYDIEEEDLKDALEEISKLSPKVGGNFDTQTITINQEIIPDFVIQVKDGLVIPMLNSKNAPTLRVSEEYKDILTTYSHDKNSSEHKQAALFIKQKLDAAKWYIDAINQRQNTLLQTITAIVKFQKDYFITGDEKSLKPMILKDVADITGFDISTISRVVKSKYADTPNGIVYLKDLFSDSLTNDDGEEVSTKEIKTHLQEVISKENKRKPLTDDALVVILKEQGYNIARRTIAKYREQLNIPVARLRKEL, via the coding sequence ATGCTTAAACAACACTTACAACTCAAATTAGGACAAAAGCTGGCCCCTCAGCAAATCCAGTTGATGAAGCTTATTCAACTTCATACTCTGGAATTTGAAGAGGAGTTGGAGAGAGAGTTAGAAGAAAACCCGGCTTTGGAAATTGCGAAAGAAGATTCTAAGGAGGATGAATATTCTTCCCTGGAAGATGCTTATAAGGATGAGGGTACAGAAAGCATTGAAACAGATTTCGACGTCAATGAATATATCTATGACGATGAACCAAGCTATAAAACCGCATCCAGCAACTATTCTCCGGATGACGAAGAATTTGACAATGAAAGTCTTCTTACGGAAGGACAGTCCTTATACGACTATCTTACGGAACAGATTCATCTGGTGAATATCAGTGATGAAGATCTTAAGATTGCAGAATACCTTATCGGGAACTTAGATACAGATGGATATCTTAGAAGAGAAATCAAGTCTATTGTTGATGATCTGGCTTTCTCCCAAGGAATTTATACAACTAAAGAAAGAGTGGAGGATATCCTGGAGAACTATGTTCAGAAACTGGATCCGTCCGGAGTAGGAGCAAGAGGCCTGCAGGAATGTTTATTGCTGCAAATTGAAAAGAAAGTAAGCTCAGATAAAGCAGTTTCTTTAGCTGCCAATATCTTGAGACATCAGTTTGAAGCCTTGACGAATAAGCACTACAATAAGATCATTCAGAAATATGATATTGAGGAAGAAGATCTGAAAGATGCACTGGAAGAAATCTCAAAATTATCCCCGAAAGTAGGAGGGAACTTTGATACACAGACCATTACAATTAATCAGGAAATTATTCCGGATTTTGTGATTCAGGTAAAAGATGGATTGGTTATACCTATGCTCAACAGCAAAAATGCACCTACCTTAAGAGTTTCTGAAGAATATAAAGATATTCTTACTACTTATTCCCATGATAAGAATTCATCGGAACATAAACAGGCTGCATTATTTATCAAGCAGAAACTGGATGCTGCAAAATGGTATATTGATGCTATTAATCAGCGTCAGAATACCTTATTACAGACGATTACGGCGATTGTGAAATTCCAGAAGGATTATTTCATTACCGGAGATGAAAAATCTCTGAAACCAATGATCTTAAAGGATGTTGCAGATATTACAGGATTTGATATCTCTACCATTTCAAGAGTGGTAAAAAGTAAATATGCAGATACTCCTAACGGTATTGTATATCTTAAAGATTTGTTTTCAGACAGCTTAACGAATGATGACGGAGAAGAAGTTTCTACCAAAGAAATCAAAACCCATCTTCAGGAAGTAATCAGCAAAGAAAACAAAAGAAAGCCGCTTACAGATGATGCATTAGTGGTAATTCTAAAAGAACAGGGTTATAATATTGCCAGAAGAACGATTGCAAAATATCGTGAACAGCTCAATATTCCTGTAGCAAGATTAAGAAAAGAACTTTAA
- a CDS encoding AMP-binding protein, which yields MPLSYVCGTSEIPLLGQTIGANLKSTVEKYPHQEALVCVHQNYRATYQEFYNQTTAVAKALLLLGAKAGDRIGIWSSNRYEWVLLQYATARIGTILVNINPAYRTHELTYVLNQSEVRFIFSSLSFKSSNYKEMVEYAKEVCPTLEHEIFFDENWEAFVNNGQDISDEVLHSFEEHVQFDDPVNIQYTSGTTGFPKGVTLSHHNILNNGYFIGIRLKYTEKDRVCIPVPFYHCFGMVIGNMCCTAHGACMVIPNDSFDPEITLKAVSDEKCTSLYGVPTMFIAELAVKDFNKYDFSSLRTGVMAGSVCPPEIMKKVESLMNIKEMSICYGMTETSPVSTQTLIGTPLEKQVSTVGTVQDHLEIKIIDENGRTLKRGEHGELCTRGYSVMLKYWNDPENTKKVLDNARWMHTGDMAVMDENGYITISGRIKDLIIRGGENISPKEIEDFLYTYTNILDVQIIGVPSEKFGEEVMAWVKVRKGFTITAEELQEYCKGKIAHYKIPKHWKFVDEFPMTISGKIRKVEMREISMRELGLENIKQI from the coding sequence ATGCCCTTATCTTATGTGTGTGGAACTTCTGAGATTCCATTATTAGGACAGACCATTGGAGCAAATCTTAAAAGTACTGTCGAAAAATACCCCCATCAGGAAGCATTAGTCTGTGTTCATCAGAATTACAGAGCTACTTACCAGGAATTTTACAATCAAACCACTGCTGTTGCAAAAGCTTTACTGCTTTTGGGAGCAAAAGCAGGTGACAGAATCGGAATCTGGTCTTCCAATCGTTATGAATGGGTCCTCTTACAGTATGCCACTGCAAGAATAGGAACTATTTTAGTCAATATCAATCCGGCCTACAGGACTCATGAACTCACCTATGTTCTTAATCAGTCTGAAGTTCGTTTTATTTTTTCTTCTTTAAGTTTTAAAAGCAGCAACTACAAAGAAATGGTTGAATATGCCAAAGAAGTATGTCCTACCCTTGAACATGAGATATTCTTTGATGAAAACTGGGAAGCATTTGTCAATAACGGTCAGGATATTTCAGATGAAGTTCTCCACAGTTTTGAAGAACATGTACAGTTTGATGATCCTGTTAACATTCAATATACTTCCGGAACTACAGGTTTCCCGAAAGGAGTTACACTTTCTCATCATAATATCCTCAACAACGGGTATTTTATCGGAATCAGATTAAAATATACTGAAAAAGACCGTGTCTGTATCCCTGTTCCTTTCTATCATTGTTTTGGTATGGTTATCGGCAATATGTGCTGTACAGCCCATGGAGCATGCATGGTAATTCCCAACGACAGTTTTGATCCGGAAATTACTTTAAAAGCCGTTTCTGACGAAAAATGCACTTCTTTGTATGGTGTTCCTACCATGTTTATTGCTGAGCTGGCAGTAAAAGATTTTAATAAGTATGATTTTTCAAGCTTAAGAACGGGGGTCATGGCAGGCTCGGTATGTCCTCCGGAGATTATGAAAAAGGTAGAGAGCCTGATGAATATTAAAGAAATGAGTATCTGCTACGGAATGACGGAAACTTCACCTGTATCTACCCAGACTTTAATAGGAACACCGCTGGAGAAACAGGTCAGTACTGTGGGAACTGTTCAGGACCATCTTGAGATCAAAATCATTGATGAAAATGGCAGAACTCTGAAACGCGGGGAACATGGTGAACTTTGCACAAGAGGCTATTCTGTCATGCTGAAATACTGGAATGATCCTGAAAACACCAAAAAAGTACTGGATAATGCCCGCTGGATGCATACCGGAGATATGGCAGTAATGGATGAAAACGGATATATTACCATTTCAGGAAGAATAAAAGACCTCATCATCCGCGGTGGAGAAAATATTTCACCTAAAGAAATTGAAGATTTTTTATATACTTACACCAACATTCTTGATGTTCAGATCATTGGTGTTCCGAGTGAAAAATTCGGGGAAGAAGTGATGGCCTGGGTGAAAGTGAGAAAAGGTTTTACCATCACTGCTGAAGAACTGCAGGAATACTGCAAAGGAAAAATTGCCCACTATAAAATACCAAAACACTGGAAGTTTGTAGATGAATTCCCAATGACCATTTCCGGCAAAATAAGAAAGGTTGAAATGAGGGAAATCTCTATGAGGGAATTGGGACTGGAGAATATAAAGCAGATCTGA
- a CDS encoding RNA polymerase sigma factor: MDSREKEFAQLIKDNQGLIIKVSRLYTNSLEDEEDLFQEIVLQLWRSYDSFKGNSKISTWMYRVALNTAITLFRKKSKSLPTNELDVNHKDFVEDDDEKQQQVSLLYTVIKTLPNVERAIVMMYLDDLPYKDIAENLGITEVNARVKMNRLKKTLKEQMEKYA; encoded by the coding sequence ATGGATTCCAGAGAAAAAGAATTTGCGCAGCTTATTAAAGATAATCAGGGACTGATTATCAAAGTATCGCGCCTTTATACCAATTCTCTGGAAGATGAAGAGGATCTTTTCCAGGAAATCGTGTTACAACTCTGGAGAAGCTATGATTCCTTTAAAGGAAATTCAAAGATTTCCACATGGATGTACCGTGTAGCGCTCAATACAGCCATTACCCTCTTTAGAAAAAAAAGCAAAAGTCTTCCTACAAATGAGCTAGACGTCAACCACAAAGATTTTGTGGAAGATGATGATGAAAAACAGCAGCAGGTATCACTTTTGTATACTGTAATCAAGACTCTTCCCAATGTAGAAAGAGCCATTGTCATGATGTATCTTGACGATCTGCCTTACAAGGATATTGCAGAAAACCTCGGTATCACTGAAGTCAATGCACGTGTTAAAATGAACAGATTAAAGAAAACCCTTAAAGAACAGATGGAAAAATATGCCTGA